Proteins encoded in a region of the Halorussus sp. MSC15.2 genome:
- a CDS encoding aldo/keto reductase, whose product MAQREEHSDAQSLDGMPRLGLGTWENTDGETCAESVRQALEMGYRHIDTAQAYDNEEYVGRGIADADVDRDDVFLATKVWTSNLSHDDVIETAKESLDKLGVEYVDLLYVHWPANEYDPEDTLPAFDQLHDDGLVENVGVSNFEPRHLDEAQEILDAPVFANQVEMHPLLPQDELVEYGQENDVNLVAYSPLARGKVFDVPEIQDVAEKHDASAAQVSLAWLLQRDGVAAIPKASSEDHIRDNWGALDLELDAEDVEKIASIEERDRRVDPDFGPWN is encoded by the coding sequence ATGGCTCAACGCGAGGAACACAGCGACGCGCAGTCACTCGACGGTATGCCGCGACTCGGACTGGGAACGTGGGAGAACACCGACGGTGAGACGTGCGCCGAGAGCGTCCGACAGGCGCTCGAAATGGGGTACCGCCACATCGACACCGCGCAGGCCTACGACAACGAGGAGTACGTCGGTCGGGGCATCGCCGACGCCGACGTGGACCGCGACGACGTCTTCCTCGCCACGAAAGTGTGGACGAGCAATCTCTCGCACGACGACGTGATAGAGACCGCCAAGGAGAGCCTCGACAAACTCGGCGTTGAGTACGTGGACCTGCTGTACGTCCACTGGCCAGCCAACGAGTACGACCCCGAGGACACCCTCCCGGCGTTCGACCAACTCCACGACGACGGTCTCGTGGAGAACGTCGGCGTCTCGAACTTCGAACCGCGACATCTGGACGAGGCGCAGGAGATTCTGGACGCGCCGGTGTTCGCCAATCAGGTCGAGATGCATCCGCTGCTCCCGCAGGACGAACTGGTCGAGTACGGCCAAGAGAACGACGTGAATCTCGTGGCCTACTCGCCGCTGGCCCGCGGGAAGGTGTTCGACGTGCCCGAGATTCAGGACGTCGCCGAGAAGCACGACGCCTCCGCGGCGCAGGTCAGCCTCGCGTGGCTCCTCCAGCGCGACGGCGTGGCCGCGATTCCGAAGGCGTCCAGCGAAGACCACATCCGCGACAACTGGGGCGCGCTCGACCTCGAACTCGACGCCGAGGACGTCGAGAAGATAGCGAGCATCGAGGAGCGCGACCGGCGAGTGGACCCCGACTTCGGCCCGTGGAACTGA
- a CDS encoding glutaredoxin, with amino-acid sequence MTFQPESDLTEEEVRERVDSTIADNEVVLFMKGNELMPQCGYSQKALELLQQHRDDYETVDVLDALPEFRAALEDHSGWETIPQTFVDGEFVGGSDVLAELDERGELADELSA; translated from the coding sequence ATGACCTTTCAGCCGGAAAGTGACCTAACCGAAGAAGAGGTGCGAGAGCGCGTGGATTCGACCATCGCCGACAACGAGGTCGTCCTGTTCATGAAGGGAAACGAACTGATGCCCCAGTGTGGCTACTCCCAGAAGGCGCTGGAACTCCTCCAGCAGCACCGCGACGACTACGAGACGGTGGACGTGCTGGACGCGCTCCCGGAGTTCCGGGCCGCGCTGGAGGACCACAGCGGGTGGGAAACCATCCCGCAGACGTTCGTGGACGGCGAGTTCGTCGGCGGGAGCGACGTGCTGGCCGAACTCGACGAACGCGGCGAACTCGCCGACGAGTTGTCGGCTTGA
- a CDS encoding ABC transporter substrate-binding protein, which translates to MADDSVSRRRWLAALGATGAAGLAGCTGGDGGQSTTTTTASDETDGGMTETTAKTTEQASVSGNVKIGVLQPTSGDLKYYGQQSLWGFYSGLAYKGDTDPITGSSTGTHTVSVGDTEYELVVRDTQFAADKAQSLATDLVKNEEVDMLFGCASSSAANRVIKTVVKQAQVPYMVGPAASADITASSETCGNLVFRASENTAMDARSGGKYVANQTDVSKVYLFGADYSFGKAVVNNYEQVLKDEGVEIVGKKFVPQGHSEWKGLLDKAKNAGAEGIVGGFTVATLPKLFTSFLNGNYDYRVFGGFATRITNAIVGQTLQKALGKPLTKEKLQETKLGPFTTRYHWNQYDNEINNQFVDTYTSAYGVVPDLFTSGTFTAASAIAQAVNQSGSTEGADIASALRGMTVTDTPKGKNGYTFQKYNNQAQSAMTVANPVPTTDEWAGNWKAAIMPSEPLATIGAKEATIPKDSDQMNCSL; encoded by the coding sequence ATGGCGGATGACAGCGTTTCACGACGGCGATGGCTCGCTGCGCTCGGGGCGACCGGGGCGGCGGGTCTCGCCGGATGTACCGGCGGTGACGGTGGACAGAGTACGACAACTACAACTGCGAGCGACGAGACCGATGGCGGCATGACAGAGACCACGGCGAAGACGACCGAGCAGGCGAGCGTCTCCGGAAACGTGAAAATCGGCGTCCTCCAACCGACGTCGGGTGACCTCAAGTACTACGGCCAGCAGTCGCTGTGGGGCTTCTACTCCGGACTGGCGTACAAGGGCGACACCGACCCGATAACGGGGTCGAGTACGGGGACCCACACCGTCTCGGTCGGCGACACCGAGTACGAACTCGTCGTCCGGGACACCCAGTTCGCGGCCGACAAGGCCCAGTCGCTGGCGACCGACCTCGTGAAGAACGAGGAGGTGGACATGCTGTTCGGGTGTGCCTCTTCGAGCGCGGCCAACCGCGTCATCAAGACCGTGGTCAAACAGGCACAGGTCCCGTACATGGTGGGTCCGGCCGCGTCGGCCGACATCACCGCGAGTTCCGAGACCTGCGGAAATCTCGTGTTCCGCGCGAGCGAGAACACCGCGATGGACGCTCGCTCGGGCGGGAAGTACGTCGCCAACCAGACCGACGTGAGCAAGGTATACCTGTTCGGCGCGGACTACTCGTTCGGGAAGGCGGTCGTCAACAACTACGAGCAGGTGCTGAAGGACGAGGGCGTCGAAATCGTCGGGAAGAAGTTCGTCCCGCAGGGCCACTCCGAGTGGAAGGGACTGCTCGACAAGGCCAAGAACGCGGGCGCGGAGGGCATCGTGGGCGGATTTACGGTCGCCACGCTCCCGAAACTGTTCACGTCGTTCCTCAACGGGAACTACGACTACCGCGTCTTCGGCGGGTTCGCCACCCGAATCACCAACGCTATCGTGGGCCAGACGCTCCAGAAGGCGCTGGGCAAGCCCCTGACCAAGGAGAAACTGCAGGAGACGAAACTCGGCCCGTTTACGACGCGCTATCACTGGAACCAGTACGACAACGAAATCAACAACCAGTTCGTGGACACGTACACCAGCGCCTACGGCGTCGTGCCCGACCTGTTCACCTCCGGCACGTTCACCGCCGCCTCGGCCATCGCGCAGGCGGTCAATCAGAGCGGTTCGACCGAGGGCGCGGACATCGCCAGCGCGCTCCGCGGGATGACAGTGACGGACACGCCCAAGGGGAAGAACGGCTACACCTTCCAGAAGTACAACAATCAGGCCCAGTCGGCGATGACCGTGGCGAACCCGGTCCCGACCACCGACGAGTGGGCCGGGAACTGGAAGGCCGCCATCATGCCCAGCGAACCGCTGGCGACCATCGGGGCGAAGGAAGCGACGATTCCCAAGGACAGCGACCAGATGAACTGCTCGCTGTAG
- a CDS encoding helix-turn-helix domain-containing protein produces MIDITMDVEQYDCPFIDTTDDHGVGFSAIQWDFDRTDRQLETRLMVEGDDRDELTAGLGALRDHENMHDYALLTRRDNVAHIRTVIGETDAMAAIRQNGGYITGPFHIEEGSEIWHVGFDDIECEDTTLAELERDNEFDVLERDNTELPDLQGFVQNAGAAMTLIEGCRDLSDVERETLETAVSDGYFESPRGATLGHLADEFDVSKPAVSKNLRRGQQKMIERVVEALDELE; encoded by the coding sequence ATGATAGACATCACGATGGACGTGGAGCAGTACGACTGCCCGTTTATCGACACCACCGACGACCACGGCGTCGGGTTCTCGGCCATCCAGTGGGACTTCGACCGGACGGACCGTCAACTGGAGACGCGACTGATGGTCGAGGGCGACGACCGCGACGAACTCACCGCCGGTCTCGGTGCCCTGCGCGACCACGAGAACATGCACGATTACGCCCTGCTGACACGCCGGGACAACGTCGCGCACATCCGGACGGTCATCGGCGAGACCGACGCGATGGCCGCGATTCGCCAGAACGGCGGCTACATCACCGGCCCGTTCCACATCGAGGAGGGGAGCGAAATCTGGCACGTCGGCTTCGACGACATCGAGTGCGAGGACACGACGCTGGCGGAACTCGAACGCGACAACGAGTTCGACGTTCTGGAACGCGACAACACCGAACTGCCCGACCTGCAGGGGTTCGTCCAGAACGCGGGGGCGGCGATGACGCTCATCGAGGGCTGTCGCGACCTCTCGGACGTCGAGCGCGAGACGCTGGAAACCGCCGTGAGTGATGGCTACTTCGAGAGTCCGCGTGGGGCAACGCTCGGCCATCTGGCCGACGAGTTCGACGTGTCCAAGCCCGCGGTGTCGAAGAACCTCCGGCGCGGCCAGCAGAAGATGATAGAGCGCGTCGTGGAGGCCCTCGACGAACTGGAGTGA
- a CDS encoding SHOCT domain-containing protein codes for MNQPADTSTFRALHRLVEHYTPNGVLGRTLLGGTALSLAPFLFFGGIEMISPAATFGAFVTGLFATAVGIPAFLLGVFTLWPVYLSLIGNVESAAAYPDGAAEAQTDVETPEAVLKRRYAAGELSREEFERRLGDVMGTDGADRQSVRTAEETRREDRSERVRNR; via the coding sequence ATGAACCAGCCCGCTGACACCTCCACCTTCCGCGCTCTCCACCGACTCGTCGAACATTACACGCCCAACGGTGTGCTCGGTCGAACGCTTCTCGGCGGGACTGCCCTCTCCCTCGCGCCGTTCCTGTTCTTCGGCGGCATCGAGATGATTAGTCCCGCGGCCACGTTCGGCGCCTTCGTGACGGGACTGTTCGCGACCGCCGTCGGCATTCCGGCGTTCCTGCTCGGAGTGTTCACCCTCTGGCCGGTGTACCTCTCGCTCATCGGGAACGTGGAGTCGGCGGCGGCGTATCCCGACGGTGCGGCCGAGGCGCAGACGGACGTCGAGACGCCCGAAGCGGTCCTGAAGCGCCGCTACGCCGCGGGCGAACTCTCCCGCGAGGAGTTCGAGCGCCGACTCGGCGACGTGATGGGAACTGACGGAGCGGACCGTCAGAGCGTACGAACCGCCGAGGAGACGCGCAGGGAGGACCGGTCCGAACGCGTTCGGAATCGGTAA
- a CDS encoding phosphoadenosine phosphosulfate reductase family protein, which produces MPEDFPDYVDVDYSDGEGEEPEDYASMEHKIEKAIEVTREGLEQYENPAVMWTGGKDSTLTLYFIKEVAEKYDLPTPTAVFIDHFQHFDEIHDFVSKWEDEWDLDVVYASNDDVGEYAEENDLSPGDDIPIDALNDHNQHHVREILEYEEDTFPFLLDTYVGNHLLKTVALNDTIEELDIDGIISGVRWDEQEARADETFFSPRHDPDIYPPHDRVQPILQFDERAVWDAFWHFVVPDTVDEYPDDGYVPQSDDDLPNGLTQDDIPVSPKYFAGFRSLGSEVSTEKSDEEPAWLQDLEDTTERAGRAQDKEDLMERLRDLGYM; this is translated from the coding sequence ATGCCCGAAGACTTCCCAGACTACGTCGACGTAGACTACAGTGACGGCGAAGGCGAGGAACCCGAGGACTACGCCTCGATGGAGCACAAGATAGAGAAGGCCATCGAAGTGACCCGCGAGGGACTCGAACAGTACGAGAACCCCGCCGTGATGTGGACCGGCGGAAAGGACTCGACGCTCACGCTGTACTTCATCAAGGAGGTCGCCGAGAAGTACGACCTCCCGACCCCGACCGCGGTCTTCATCGACCACTTCCAACACTTCGACGAGATTCACGACTTCGTCTCCAAGTGGGAAGACGAGTGGGACCTCGACGTCGTCTACGCCAGCAACGACGACGTGGGCGAGTACGCCGAGGAGAACGACCTCTCGCCGGGCGACGACATCCCCATCGACGCCCTGAACGACCACAACCAGCACCACGTCCGCGAGATTCTGGAGTACGAGGAGGACACCTTCCCGTTCCTGCTCGATACCTACGTCGGCAACCACCTGCTGAAGACCGTCGCGCTCAACGACACCATCGAGGAACTCGACATCGACGGCATCATCTCCGGCGTCCGCTGGGACGAACAGGAGGCCCGCGCCGACGAGACGTTCTTCTCCCCGCGCCACGACCCCGACATCTACCCGCCCCACGACCGCGTGCAGCCGATTCTCCAGTTCGACGAGCGCGCAGTCTGGGACGCCTTCTGGCACTTCGTCGTCCCGGACACCGTCGACGAGTACCCCGACGACGGCTACGTCCCGCAGTCCGACGACGACCTGCCGAACGGTCTCACGCAGGACGACATCCCGGTCAGCCCCAAGTACTTCGCCGGGTTCCGCTCGCTCGGCAGCGAGGTCAGCACCGAGAAGTCCGACGAGGAGCCAGCGTGGCTTCAGGACCTCGAAGACACGACCGAACGCGCGGGCCGCGCCCAAGACAAGGAAGACCTGATGGAGCGCCTGCGCGACCTCGGCTACATGTAG